In the Desulfosporosinus acidiphilus SJ4 genome, ATGCCATCCCAGAGGTCTCTTGGAGATACAGCAGGTGATGCCGAAGGTTCTGTCTTAGGTCGCGCTGAATCTTCAATTAGAACATCGATTAACACATCTGAGGAATTAATGGGATTAGTGCTCAGAATCGAGCGGACATCAATCCACGATGGGCAGGGGCTGCGAACAGTTATTTTCCTCAAAGGCTGTCCGCTTCGCTGTCAGTGGTGTTCCACACCTGAATCTCAGAGACATGAACCGGAAAGAGGGTACGTAACTGATCGCTGCAATGGCTGCGGTACATGTGTGAACATATGTCAGCAAGGTGCCCTTGCCATAGCTAAGCAAGAGGGCAAGGTCATCATCAATTCCTCAAAATGCCGGGTATGTTTCGTTTGTGCTGAGAAATGTCCGCAGAATGCCATAAAAAAATATGGACGTTTAATGTCCGCGACAGAAACAGTCCGGGAAATCTCCAAGGATGAGATTTTCTTTTTTTATTCCGGCGGCGGTGTTACTATTAGTGGAGGGGAGCCTCTGGCCCAGTCAGAGTTTGTCTCAGAAATCCTGAGAAGGTGCCGGGGACAGGGAATTCATACGGCTATGGAGAGCAGTCTTTACGCCCCTTTTGAGAGTGTCTTGAAGGTTTTGCCCTGGCTGAATGTCTTATACGTTGATCTCAAACACATGAATGAAGAATTACATAAACAATGGGCAGGAAGAGATAATTCTCTGATCCTCGCTAACCTGAGAAATGTTGATGATTCAGATACCCCGCTGGATATTATTGTGCGCATCCCCTTAATTTCGGGAGTGAACGATTCAGATGCGAATCTCATGGCTGCTGCGGAATTTTGCCAATCCCTGCGCAAACTGCAAGAGATCGAGCTCTTGCCTTATCACCGGCTTGGTCTTGAAACCTATAGAAATCTTCAGAGGGATTACCCTTTAAAAGACTTGCTGCCGCCGGTGGGAGAGAGAATCTTGGAGCGGGCTGGTTTTCTTGCCCGGCAGAATCCCAAAGTGCCGGTCCGTGTCGGCGGAGAGTTGGTAAATTGACAGACGGAGTGTTGAATGTGACGCAAGGCAAGATCATTAATATTATGAAATATTCCATCCACGATGGACCGGGTATTCGAACCGCTGTTTTCTTTAAGGGCTGTCCCCTTAATTGTCTTTGGTGTCATAATCCGGAAAGTCAGAAATATGACCAAGAGTTGTTCTATTGGCCGGATCGCTGTATCGGCTGCGGCCAATGCTTGGCGAGTTGTGTTAACGATGCGATTAGACTGGCAGAAGACCAATTAATATTTTACCGCACTCAGTGTCAGGCTTGCGGAGACTGCTGTAAGGTCTGCCATGCCGGGGCGCGAGATTTGGCAGCTAAAACGATGTCGGTGAGCCAAGTGATGGCTGAGATTGAAAAAGACCTCGTATTTTATGACGAATCGGGAGGCGGGGTAACCTTTTCAGGCGGAGAAGCCTTGATGCAGCCGGTCTTCCTTACAGAACTGCTGAAGGAGTGTCAAAAGAAGGAGATACACACGGCTGTTGAGACCTGCGGCTATGCTAAGCCGGAAATTCTCCATACCATCAGCCCCTTCGTTAATCTCTTCTTATACGATCTCAAACTTATGGATTCCCAGCGACACCAACACTACACCGGGGTGCCCAATGAACTTATCCTGGACAACCTGCGCTGGCTGACAGAGCACCATCCCAAGGTTCATGTCCGCGTACCTATCATTCCCGGTTGTAATGATGATAAGGAAAATCTTCACCAACTGGGAGAATTCGTTGCCTCCCTGAAAAGAATTCAAGAACTCCATTTGCTGCCCTATCACCGGGCGGGAGTGGATAAATACAAACGGTTGGGTCTGGAGTATCAGCTGCCGGAGATCCAAGTTCCTGAGAATGAACAGATGGAGAAGATCAAGATGGAATTGGAACGATATGGGTTAAAGGTTAAAATCGGCGGTTAATAATTTTTGAGGGAGGAGAGGTTGAAATGAATGAACGAGTAACCATGCTGAGGCAGCAGAGTCTAGAAACCGAAGCCTATATTTCAGCGGAAAGAGCAGAATTAATGACGGAATTTTATCGTCAAGCCGGTAATACCTCCGTGCCTGTCCGAAGAGCCTTAGCTTTTAAGTACATGCTGGAACGCAAAGCGATCTGCATCAATCCGGGAGAATTGATCGTAGGAGAACGAGGACCTGCTCCCAAGGCGACGTATACCTATCCTGAGCTTTGCTGTCATTCCCTTGAGGATTTAGATATTCTCGACTCGCGGCCCAAGATTTCCTTTAAGGTAAGTCAGGAAGTTCGTGAGGTTTACAAACAGCAAATCATTCCTTACTGGCAGGGAAATTCTATGCGCGACCTGATTTTTCAGGAGATGTCCGAGGAATGGAAAGCGGCTTATGATGCGGGAATATTCACAGAATTTATGGAGCAGAGAGCACCGGGCCATACCGTTCTTGATGATAAAATCTATCGCTTAGGCTTTTTGGATTTTATAGAGAAAATTGAGGACCAATTAGCAAATCTCGACTATTTGAATGATCCTGAAGCCTATCAGAAGCAGGAAGAGCTTAAGGCCATGAGAATTTGCGCCGAGGGAATCATAACATTCGCTAAGCGGTATGCCCAAAAAGCTAAAGAAATTGCTCAAGGTGAGACAGACCCGCTGCGCAAGTCAGAACTGGAAACCATTGCCGAAGTATGTTCCTATATACCGGCTCATGCTCCGAGAAATTTCTGGGAGGCCCTGCAAGCCTATTGGTTTGTCCATCTCGGTGTTATTCTGGAACTTAATACCTGGGATGCCTTTAACCCCGGGCGATTGGATCAGCACCTGTATCCTTTTTATAAGAAGGCTTTAGCCGAAGGAACTTTGACTGAAGAAAAGGCCAAGGAACTTTTACAGTGTTTTTGGGTTAAGTTTAACAACCAGCCGGCACCGCCTAAAGTGGGGGTAACCGCGGCAGAAAGCGGGACTTATACGGATTTCGCCAATATCAACAGCGGCGGACTTAAAGCGGACGGGTCGGATGGGGTCAATGACGTCACATACCTCGTGTTAGATGTTATCGATGAAATGCGCCTTTTGCAGCCTAGTTCCAATATTCAATTGAGCAAAAAAAATCCTGATCGTTTTATCAGGCGAGCGGCTCGCATTATCCGCAAGGGTTGGGGCCAGCCTTCCGTTTTTAATGCCGACTCTGTGGTTGAAGAGCTGCTGCGCCAGGGCAAATCCATTGAGGATGCCCGTCAGGGCGGTACTAGCGGCTGCGTTGAGACAGGTGCCTTTGGCAAAGAAAGTTATATCCTCACAGGATATTTCAACTTACCGAAGATCTTTGAACTGACCTTACACAATGGGATTGATCCGAAGACCGGTGGGCGATTGGGCCTGGAAACCGGAGATCCCGGAGGATTTAGTTCCTATGAGGAACTCTTCGAAGCCTTTAAAAAGCAGCTTCACTATTTCCTTGACATTAAGGTTAAAGGGAGCAATGTTATCGAGCGCCTCTATGCAGCCTATATGCCTTCTCCCTTCCTGTCCATGCTCATCGACGATTGTATTCTTAAAGCTAAGGATTACAATGACGGGGGTGCCCGTTACAATACGAACTATATTCAAGGTGTCGGCCTGGGCAGCCTCACAGATACCTTGTCAGGCATTCGCTATCATGTTTATGATCAAAAAGATCTGACCATGGAACAACTGCTTAAGGCTTTGGAGCAAAACTTCGAGGGACATGAAGGAGTTCGCCAGCTGCTGCTGAACAAAACGCCCCATTTTGGCAATGATGATGACTACGCCGATGAAATCATGGTCGATATTTTTAACGCCTACTATAATGAAGTCAATGGACGGCCCACGATGAAAGGCGGGGTCTATCGCATTAATATGCTGCCCACCACCTGCCACGTCTATTTCGGCTCGGTCATCGGCGCTACGGCTGACGGCCGCAGGGCTTGGGAACCGCTTTCCGAGGGGATTTCTCCCGTTCAAGGATCTGATCGCTTAGGGCCGACGGCAGTTATCAAGTCCGCTTCCAAAATGGATCATGCCCGCACCGGGGGGACTTTGCTGAATCTGAAGTTTACTCCCCAAGTGGTGGAGGGAGATGAAGGGCTTGAGAAATTAGTCCAGCTGGTTCGCTCCTACTTCAAGTTAAGCGGCCACCACATTCAGTTCAATGTTGTCAGCGCCAAGACCCTGCGGGCGGCTCAGAAGGAACCGGAAAAGTATCGTGATCTCATTGTCCGCGTTGCCGGATACAGCGATTACTTCTGTGACCTCAGTGAAGCTTTGCAGGAAGAGATTATTACTCGGACAGAGCATACAGCTTTTTAAATAACTGTTTGCTAAGGAACATTTGCAATCTGATTACTCTACAGGTTTTCAATAAAGAACGCTCTCCCAGTGTACTAGTGACGCTAATGAAGACTTAGACAATATCATTTCGTATATTGCTGTTCAACTCGATAAGCCCATGGCTGCAGCAACATTTTTAAATGAAGTTGAAAGATGCTACGGCTTTTTAAAAAGTAATCCGTTTATGTATGAAAGATGCCATGATGTTCTTTTAGAAGCAGAAGGTTTTCGCAAGGCAACAATTAATAACTATGTTCTGGTTTATAAGGTGAATGAGATGACAAAAGCTGTAATTATCTATAGGTTTTTCTATGGAGCGCAAAACTATATTCTATTGATATAGGGGAGTGTAATCCTCTAACTGAAATTTTTGTTTTGACACTAGGATTATCATACTGCATAAACGCAACCGTGACGAGGGACCTACCCTGATGAATTAACAATGAGGTAACATTATCCCACGTGAATAGAGTGATTTCAACTGACGGCTTAAAATTAGGCTGTCAGTTTTTCTGCTTTTCTGTAAAGATGTATCCAACAGTTAGTTTTGTAATTTTCTAATACGTCTCCAAAATTATGGGGTAATCAGCAAATATGAGTTAAACAATAGTGTTCAAAGTGTTTAAACACTTTGAACACTATTAAACAGAGTGGACAATTCAAGATTGTTATAGATCAAGAGTTTAGAAAACTTAAACTAACTTCCAATGATCCTAAATCCTTCGGGCAGCGGGTCCTTGGGATCAAGCACTAAATGATTAAATCCGGTAATTTGCGCAGTTCCGGATACCTCAGTAAGAACGGCAGGGTAGTCCCCAATCTTTGTTTCTTCTACAAATTTGCCTGCAAAGGGAGTATCTATAATGCTGTAATTGATCAGGGTATCTTCTTTTTTCATTTCACCTCTATGATAATGGAGAGCAACTCTCCCGCCTGTTCCGGTCCCGGTAGGAGAACGATCAACTTGCCCCTCGGCGAAGATACAAACATTTCGGGTCGTAAGTATACTTCCTTCTCGTACAGGCTTTTCGTAGAAAATCGTTCCATAGAGCCAATTGACACCGGATGAGGGATGATTAAATTCCATAACTGACATTACTTTGTGCTTAATTTCCATACCAGTCGAGACCAGTTTTTCAGTGTTTTCTGGGGTAATTGTCAAGTTTATTTGTTTTGTATCCAAATATACATAAAAGGCGCCGCAATAAACAACATCGCCCGTAACTTCCCCGATACCCTCGACTTTGACAGTGATGTTCTCTCGATAGACAAAACAGGGGACGTTTTGAAATCTAACTCGTTCAACTTCCCCATTTTTGACATCGGCAAAGGCTTTAATTCTTCCGGCCGGCGAGTCTATTTTAACGACTGTTTCACCTTCCTGAGCGACAATCATTCCGGTTTCAATAGCAACTTTAGTTACCCCAATAATGCCGTGTCCGCACATGGAGCTTAATCCCTCGTTATGAGTAAATAAGACGCCAAAATCTCCATCTTCTGTTACCGCAGGAAGGAGGATACAGCCGTACATTCCGCTGTGTCCCCGGGGTTCCAACATGATCATCTTGCGCAAGTGATCATAGTTTTCCAGCATATATTGTCTTTTTTCTAGCATCGTTTTGCCTGGAATAGGCGGTAAGCCGGAGGTAACAATTCTAAGAGGTTCTCCCGCTGTATGGGCGTCTATGCAATGTATGGAGTGCTTAAAATTCATCAATATGCTTCAATTCCTTTCTCGTTTAAAAGTTTTAAGAAACTAGAACAATTTTTCTCTAGTCTTAGCCGATCTTAAGAAGATTTGAGATCAAATATGTCTTGAATTTTCCCGAATTTCTCCTGAAAACTTATCTTTGCTGATTCTTTTGCGAGATAAAGGAATAATAAAATCTCCTGCTTCCGCCAGGACAGCTTCTACAGAGTCAAAGAAAATCTTATCGGCATCTCTTACGGCTTCTACTGGATCACGCATTGTAAAAACCAGTTGAATTTCTTTTTTGGTAAGAAGTATCATATTACACTTCTATCCGTTAAATATATTATACTACACTGTTGGACTTGGATAAATTTGTTATAGATTAAAGTGGGTGAAAATAGAGCAAGGGCGCTGTCACTTTACTACTAGAGTAGAGTGACAGCGCCTTTCTTCTTAGGTGAGCAAAGCGTAAATTTAACGAAGGGGGCCGCTTTCATATGAAGGAGTGGTCCCCGTACTTCTTTTTATCCAGAAAATTTAATTCCAAATGTTTCAGTTGACAGTATGCAAATTGGCACGAAAATTGCTATTTATATTTAAGTTCAATCAAGTTCTTGGATTACAACCAGGGGGAGTGACGTCTGTGCGAATTAATGATCATCCTATTTTGGACTTCCAGCGAGGAGAAGAGATCACCTTTTCCTTCGATGGTCAGGAAGTTAAAGGTTATGAAGGAGAGACCATCGCTGCCGCCCTTCATGCTGCGGGGGTTAGGGTTTTAGGCCATAGTCCGGAAAAGCATAGGCCGAGAGGACTCTTTTGTGCTATCGGCAATTGTTCATCCTGTCTCATGATCGTCGATGGAGAACCCAATGTCAGAATTTGTGTAGAAAAGGTTAAGCAAGGCATGCAGGTGCAAACGCAGCAAGGAAAGGGGTGCCTGCGTTGAAAGAGATAGAAGTTCTCATTATTGGCGGCGGACCGGCTGGGCTATGCGCCGCAGCAGCGGCGGCCGAATTGGGTGCCGGTGTTCTTTTGCTGGAGAGGGATGACAAACTCGGCGGACAATTAGTCAAACAAACCCATAAGTTTTTCGGTTCTAAAAAACAGTACGCCGGTGAGCGGGGCTACCAGATCGGAAACGTTCTGATTGAGCAGTGTTCCGCTAAGCCGAAGGTTGAAGTATGGTCGGAAGCTACCGCTCTGGGAATTTATGATGATGGTGTTGTCACGGCAGAAAAAGACGGCCAACATATAAAAATTAAACCCAAAAAAATTATCGTGTCAACGGGTGCTTCTGAGAAGATGATAGCCTTCCCCAATAACGACATGCCCGGTATTTACGGAGCCGGGGCAGTTCAAACTCTCATGAATGTCCATGGCATTGTTCCAGGGCAACGTGTACTTATGGTTGGTGCCGGAAATATAGGACTTATTGTTTCTTATCAATTGCTTCAGGCAGGAGTTGACGTGGCAGCGATCATTGAGGCTGCACCAGCGATTGGTGGATATTTGGTCCACGCTTCAAAGATCCGGCGTGCCGGTGTTCCTATCCTGACCTCTTATACCATTAAAGAAGCTTACGGCAAGGAAAGTGTTGAGGGCGCAATCATTTGCCAATTGGACGAACATTGGCAGGAGATTCCCGGGAGCGAACAGGACTTGACGGTCGATGTTATTTGTCTGGCAGTCGGATTAAGTCCCTTAACAGAACTTTGCTTTCAGGCAGACTGCCAGATGAAATACGTTCCGGAACTTTCCGGACACGTGCCCCTAAGAAACGAATATTTGGAAACCACCCGTCCTGGGCTCTATGTAGCTGGGGATGTCAGCGGGGTTGAAGAGGCCAGTTCTGCTATGGTCGAAGGACGCTTGGCCGGAATAAGTGCTGCTTATAGTTTAGGTTACGGCCAGGATACGGCAGCGAAACTTCAAGAAGATGCCTTGGCAGAGTTAAGTGAATTGCGGGCGGGACCTGCCGGGCAAAAGACCTTGCAAGGACTTAAAAAACTGACGGAAAAGGGGGGAGCGGGATGCTGAACAAAACTGGGATTCCCACCGCTGAGGATGTAAAAACTGTTACCCCCACTGAGGAACGGCTGAAGAAAGGTCCTGTTGCTATTATCGAATGTTTCCAAAAGATACCCTGCAATCCTTGTACGGAAGCCTGCAAGCAAGGTGCTATTCAGCCGATGGAGGAAATCAATGACTTGCCCAGGATGGACTTTGATAAATGCAATGGCTGCGGTGTTTGCCTCAGTCGTTGTCCGGGATTGGCAATTTTTATAGTTGATGGTTCCTATAGCGCGGAAGAAGCCATTGTCAGAGTTCCTTATGAATATCTGCCGGTTCCGCAAGTTGAGGAAGAAGTGGTTGGGGTTGATCGTGCTGGTAAAGAACTGGGTACCTTTAAGGTGAAAAAGGTCCAGTCCGGCGGCCCGAAAAATAAAACTTACACTGTGTGGCTGGCTGTACCCCAGGAACTGGCCATGGAAGTGCGCGGTATTCGCTTGGGAGGGGTTAGACATGCTGGATAAAGAGACCATCGTCTGTCGTTGTGAAGATATTACTTTAGATGAAATCCAAGCCTTGATAAAGCAAGGCTACCGGACCATTGACGAAATTAAACGGGTTCTTCGCGCCGGGATGGGACCTTGTCAGGGACGGACCTGCCGGATGTTAATTGCCCAAGAACTGTCAAAGGCCTATGGGATTCCTGTTTCCGAAGTCCTGATGCCTACCTTCCGGCCGACAGTCAAACCGGTGAAACTAGGAACCTATGCGGGGGGTGAAGCAGTTGCAAAAAACAGCTAATGTTGTCATTATCGGCGGGGGGATTACCGGCTGTGCCGTAGCTTATGAAATGGCCCTGCGCGGTGTTAAAGATATTGTCGTGCTTGATAAACAATACCTTGCTTCGGGAGCCACAGGACGCTGCGGTGCCGGGGTTCGCCAGCAGTGGGGAACAGAAACCAATGCAATTCTTGCCCGGGACAGCGTGAAACGCTTCGAAGGCATGAATGAAGAATTGGATTATGACTTGGATATTGAATTTAAACAGGGCGGCTATCTGATGGTGGCCTATACTGAGAGGGAATGGGAGCAATATAAAAAAAATGTGGCAATTCAGCATAGCCTAGGGATTCCCACCAAAATGATTACGCCCCAAGAGGCTCAAGAGATCGTACCTCATTTAAATATAGAAGGTTTGATCGGAGCGACCTTCTGTCAATCCGACGGACATGCTAATCCCTTCCATGTGGTGGATGCCTATTATAAAGCCGGGCGGCGGCTGGGGGTTAACTATGAAACCTACACCACGGTTACTGGAATTAAACGTGAGAAAGGCAAAGTTACCACTGTCCAAACCACGAAAGGGGACATCGATACACCCATCGTCATTAATGCCTGCGGTTATGCCGCCGGCACAATCTGTAAGATGGTCGGCTTTGATCTTCCTCTTTATCCCCAGCGCCAT is a window encoding:
- a CDS encoding (2Fe-2S)-binding protein, with the protein product MLDKETIVCRCEDITLDEIQALIKQGYRTIDEIKRVLRAGMGPCQGRTCRMLIAQELSKAYGIPVSEVLMPTFRPTVKPVKLGTYAGGEAVAKNS
- a CDS encoding proline racemase family protein — protein: MNFKHSIHCIDAHTAGEPLRIVTSGLPPIPGKTMLEKRQYMLENYDHLRKMIMLEPRGHSGMYGCILLPAVTEDGDFGVLFTHNEGLSSMCGHGIIGVTKVAIETGMIVAQEGETVVKIDSPAGRIKAFADVKNGEVERVRFQNVPCFVYRENITVKVEGIGEVTGDVVYCGAFYVYLDTKQINLTITPENTEKLVSTGMEIKHKVMSVMEFNHPSSGVNWLYGTIFYEKPVREGSILTTRNVCIFAEGQVDRSPTGTGTGGRVALHYHRGEMKKEDTLINYSIIDTPFAGKFVEETKIGDYPAVLTEVSGTAQITGFNHLVLDPKDPLPEGFRIIGS
- a CDS encoding NAD(P)/FAD-dependent oxidoreductase, with amino-acid sequence MKEIEVLIIGGGPAGLCAAAAAAELGAGVLLLERDDKLGGQLVKQTHKFFGSKKQYAGERGYQIGNVLIEQCSAKPKVEVWSEATALGIYDDGVVTAEKDGQHIKIKPKKIIVSTGASEKMIAFPNNDMPGIYGAGAVQTLMNVHGIVPGQRVLMVGAGNIGLIVSYQLLQAGVDVAAIIEAAPAIGGYLVHASKIRRAGVPILTSYTIKEAYGKESVEGAIICQLDEHWQEIPGSEQDLTVDVICLAVGLSPLTELCFQADCQMKYVPELSGHVPLRNEYLETTRPGLYVAGDVSGVEEASSAMVEGRLAGISAAYSLGYGQDTAAKLQEDALAELSELRAGPAGQKTLQGLKKLTEKGGAGC
- a CDS encoding (2Fe-2S)-binding protein, whose protein sequence is MRINDHPILDFQRGEEITFSFDGQEVKGYEGETIAAALHAAGVRVLGHSPEKHRPRGLFCAIGNCSSCLMIVDGEPNVRICVEKVKQGMQVQTQQGKGCLR
- a CDS encoding glycyl-radical enzyme activating protein, whose protein sequence is MTELEKTKMPSQRSLGDTAGDAEGSVLGRAESSIRTSINTSEELMGLVLRIERTSIHDGQGLRTVIFLKGCPLRCQWCSTPESQRHEPERGYVTDRCNGCGTCVNICQQGALAIAKQEGKVIINSSKCRVCFVCAEKCPQNAIKKYGRLMSATETVREISKDEIFFFYSGGGVTISGGEPLAQSEFVSEILRRCRGQGIHTAMESSLYAPFESVLKVLPWLNVLYVDLKHMNEELHKQWAGRDNSLILANLRNVDDSDTPLDIIVRIPLISGVNDSDANLMAAAEFCQSLRKLQEIELLPYHRLGLETYRNLQRDYPLKDLLPPVGERILERAGFLARQNPKVPVRVGGELVN
- the hypD gene encoding trans-4-hydroxy-L-proline dehydratase: MNERVTMLRQQSLETEAYISAERAELMTEFYRQAGNTSVPVRRALAFKYMLERKAICINPGELIVGERGPAPKATYTYPELCCHSLEDLDILDSRPKISFKVSQEVREVYKQQIIPYWQGNSMRDLIFQEMSEEWKAAYDAGIFTEFMEQRAPGHTVLDDKIYRLGFLDFIEKIEDQLANLDYLNDPEAYQKQEELKAMRICAEGIITFAKRYAQKAKEIAQGETDPLRKSELETIAEVCSYIPAHAPRNFWEALQAYWFVHLGVILELNTWDAFNPGRLDQHLYPFYKKALAEGTLTEEKAKELLQCFWVKFNNQPAPPKVGVTAAESGTYTDFANINSGGLKADGSDGVNDVTYLVLDVIDEMRLLQPSSNIQLSKKNPDRFIRRAARIIRKGWGQPSVFNADSVVEELLRQGKSIEDARQGGTSGCVETGAFGKESYILTGYFNLPKIFELTLHNGIDPKTGGRLGLETGDPGGFSSYEELFEAFKKQLHYFLDIKVKGSNVIERLYAAYMPSPFLSMLIDDCILKAKDYNDGGARYNTNYIQGVGLGSLTDTLSGIRYHVYDQKDLTMEQLLKALEQNFEGHEGVRQLLLNKTPHFGNDDDYADEIMVDIFNAYYNEVNGRPTMKGGVYRINMLPTTCHVYFGSVIGATADGRRAWEPLSEGISPVQGSDRLGPTAVIKSASKMDHARTGGTLLNLKFTPQVVEGDEGLEKLVQLVRSYFKLSGHHIQFNVVSAKTLRAAQKEPEKYRDLIVRVAGYSDYFCDLSEALQEEIITRTEHTAF
- a CDS encoding NAD(P)/FAD-dependent oxidoreductase, with protein sequence MQKTANVVIIGGGITGCAVAYEMALRGVKDIVVLDKQYLASGATGRCGAGVRQQWGTETNAILARDSVKRFEGMNEELDYDLDIEFKQGGYLMVAYTEREWEQYKKNVAIQHSLGIPTKMITPQEAQEIVPHLNIEGLIGATFCQSDGHANPFHVVDAYYKAGRRLGVNYETYTTVTGIKREKGKVTTVQTTKGDIDTPIVINACGYAAGTICKMVGFDLPLYPQRHQALVTEPVEPCQGPMVISLHHRLYCQQTPHGSFIMGVGDPNEPKDFDIRSSWEFLEDVARQATTVLPLLKNLRVVRQWSGLYDMSPDANPIFDEIPNAQGMWVAAGFSGHGFMVGPQTAVLLTQKILGQECFMPIEKFGLDRFRRGELLLEPAVV
- a CDS encoding 4Fe-4S dicluster domain-containing protein, which encodes MLNKTGIPTAEDVKTVTPTEERLKKGPVAIIECFQKIPCNPCTEACKQGAIQPMEEINDLPRMDFDKCNGCGVCLSRCPGLAIFIVDGSYSAEEAIVRVPYEYLPVPQVEEEVVGVDRAGKELGTFKVKKVQSGGPKNKTYTVWLAVPQELAMEVRGIRLGGVRHAG
- a CDS encoding glycyl-radical enzyme activating protein, with translation MTDGVLNVTQGKIINIMKYSIHDGPGIRTAVFFKGCPLNCLWCHNPESQKYDQELFYWPDRCIGCGQCLASCVNDAIRLAEDQLIFYRTQCQACGDCCKVCHAGARDLAAKTMSVSQVMAEIEKDLVFYDESGGGVTFSGGEALMQPVFLTELLKECQKKEIHTAVETCGYAKPEILHTISPFVNLFLYDLKLMDSQRHQHYTGVPNELILDNLRWLTEHHPKVHVRVPIIPGCNDDKENLHQLGEFVASLKRIQELHLLPYHRAGVDKYKRLGLEYQLPEIQVPENEQMEKIKMELERYGLKVKIGG